TTCATCTGGACGGTGATGTCCTTGGCGAAGGCGGGAGCGGCCAAAATCGCGCCACTGAACAGCATGATCGTGAGCGGCGTAGCAAAACGCATTCGGGCATTCCCTTCGAAACGAGCAATTTAGGGAAGATCAGCACAGGCGCATGCGCCGTTCTATGGACCTTTGGTGCAATGGAGCAGTGCTTCCGACCCTGCAATTTTCACTGTTGAGGACGACCCCTGAGTCGATCGGAACAGCATCTGGGAGAGCGGACATGTTGCAGCAGACCATCGAGCAGTTGAAAGGCGATGTCGTCATTCGCTCCAAATATGATAATTTTATTGGAGGACAGTGGGTTGCGCCGGTCGAAGGGCGCTATTTCGACAATCCCTCACCGATCACCGGCAAGACGGTCTGCCAGATTGCGCGCGGCACCGCCGCCGATATCGAGCTGGCGCTGGATGCCGCGCACGCCGCCAAGGAGAAATGGGCCCGCACGTCGCCGCAAGAACGCGCCCGCATCCTCCTGCGGATCGCGGACCGGATGGAGGAGAAGCTCGATCTGCTCGCGCTCGTCGAGACGATCGACAACGGCAAGCCGATCCGCGAGACGACCCACGCGGATCTGCCGCTGGCCGTGGATCACTTCCGCTATTTCGCGGGCTGCCTGCGCGCGCAGGAAGGCTCGATCGCGGAGATCGATCACGACACGATCGCCTATCATTTCCATGAGCCGCTGGGGGTCGTCGGGCAGATCATCCCCTGGAACTTCCCGCTGTTGATGGCGGTGTGGAAGCTCGCCCCCGCGCTCGCCGCCGGCAATTGCGTGGTACTAAAGCCCGCCGAGCAGACCCCGATGTCGATCATGGTGCTGATGGATATCCTGTCAGACATCCTGCCGCCGGGCATCCTCAACGTCGTCAACGGTTTCGGCATCGAAGCCGGCAAGCCGCTCGCGCAGAACAAGCGCATCGCCAAGATCGCCTTCACCGGCGAGACGACCACCGGCCGCCTTATCATGCAATATGCCACGGAGAATTTGATCCCGGTTACGCTGGAACTGGGCGGCAAGAGCCCGAACATCTTCTTCGCAGACGTAATGCAGGAAGATGACGACTTCCTGGACAAGGCGCTGGAAGGGTTCACGATGTTCGCGCTCAATCAGGGCGAGATCTGCACCTGCCCAAGCCGCGCGATCGTCCACGAGAGCATCTATGATCGCTTCATGGAGAAGGCCATCGCCCGCGTCCGCAAGATCCAGCAGGGCAGCCCGCTGGACGCGGCCACGATGATCGGCGCGCAGGCTTCCAACGACCAGCTCGAGAAGATCCTGTCCTACATCGATATCGGCCGGGCCGAGGGCGCCAAGGTGCTTACCGGCGGCGATCGCGCGATGCTCGAAGGCGAACTGGCCGGCGGCTATTACGTCACGCCGACCGTGCTGGAAGGCCACAACAAGATGCGCGTCTTTCAGGAGGAGATATTCGGGCCGGTTCTCGCCGTCACCACGTTCAAGGACGAGGCGGACGCGCTCGCGATCGCCAATGATACGCTCTACGGCCTCGGCGCGGGCGTCTGGAGCCGCAACGGCACGACCGCCTATCGCATGGGCCGCGGCATCCAGGCCGGCCGCGTATGGACCAATTGCTACCACGCTTATCCCGCGCATGCGGCATTCGGCGGATACAAGCAGTCGGGCATCGGTCGCGAGACGCACAAGATGATGTTGGATCATTATCAGCAGACCAAGAATCTGCTGGTCAGCTACAGCCCCAAGGCGCTCGGCTTCTTCTGAGGCGCCGCCGGCTCGCCTATCCTGACTGGGGTCAGGAGTCCGGGAGGTTCTGACGCTCCCCAAGGCTCTCCGCGGAGCCTCCCGGACGCTTTGTTGGATGCCGCCCCGGAGGTTCGTTCATCCCCGGCGCATCCTCCCGCATCGTTCTTCCCGTTCGATGCGGGAGGATGCGCCGGCTTCGACGGGCTGCGGACAGACGGCGCAGTTCCATCGCAGCCTCATCACTCAGGCAGATCGCACGATGAAGCGCCCGCCCCGCATCCTCGCCACCCCCGCCGCCGAGGCTCTGATCGGGCAGCTTGCCGCGCAGCATGGTCCGCTGATGTTCCATCAGTCCGGCGGCTGCTGCGACGGCTCCGCGCCGATGTGCTATCCCGCCGGTGAATTTCGGACCGGCGCCCAGGACGTTCTCCTGGGTCATGTCGCAGGCGATGTCCCCGTCTGGATCGGCGCCGCGCAGTTCGAATATTGGCGCCATACGCAGGTGACGATCGACGTCGTGCCGGGGCGCGGCGCCGGCTTTTCGCTGGAAGGGCCGGAAGGCTTCCGCTTCATCATCCGCAGCCGGGTATTCAGCGATGCGGAATCCGACGCGCTCGAGACCGGGCCACCGCTCGCGCGCGGAGGATGAAATTGCGCTCCACGACATGGATGACGCGGCCGCGCGGCGCTGTCATACTGCCTGCCGTGGAGAGAAGAAAAGACGCGTACACGCCCGCCGTTCGCGCGGCGAGTTCCGATCTGGCCGATCCGGTCGGCGCGATCGAGGCCGTGTTTCGTGAACTTGATCCGCTCAGCCTGGCGGGCCTGATCCTGTTTTGCTCCAGCCGCTACGATCTAGCGGCGGTGGCCGATGCCATCTCAGAACGGAGCGAGGGCATCACCGTGATCGGCTGCACTTCCTCGGGCGAGATCAGCCCCGAAGGGATCAGCGAGGGCACGATCACCGCGATCGGTTTTCCGGCCGAGCATTTCGCCATGTCCGCGATGCGCTTCGAGGCGCTCGACCAGTTCGATACCGGGCACGCGCATCGCGCCGTTCGCGAACTTGTCGCGAGCGCGGCCGAGCATTCGCGCCACCTAGGGCCGGATATCAGCCGCGCCGCGCTGTTCCTCGTCGATGGCCTGTCCCATCGCGAGGAGATGCTGACCGTCACGGTGCAGGATGCGCTCGGCGAGATTCCGCTGATCGGTGGCTCCTCCGGCGACGGGCTGGATTTCCGGGAGACCTTCGTGCTGCACGAGGGCGCCTTCCGCCGTGACGCGGCGCTGGTCGCGATCCTCTCCTCCACGCATCGGATGCAGGCGTTCCGCTCGCAGCATTACAAGCCCGGCAAGGTGAAGATGGTGATCACCGGCGCGGATCCGGTCGATCGCATCGTTCACGAGGTGAATGCGGAGCCGGCCGCGCAGGAATATGCGCGCCTCGCCGGCGTATCGATCGCGGAGCTGGGTCCGGAGGTGTTCGCCTCGCATCCGCCGATGGTGCGCGCAGGCGGCGAATATTATTGCCGTTCGATCCAGTCTGCCAATCCCGACGGCAGCCTCACTTTCTATTGCGCGATCGACGAGGGCGTCGTCCTCACGTTGGGCGAGGCGCACGATGTGATGCACGAGTTGGAGGGCCTGTTCGATCGGCTGGACGAAGCGGTCGGCGGCATCGATCGGGTGATCGGCTTCGATTGCGTGTTGAATTCGGTCGATCTGCGCCAACGCCAGTTGCGGCGGGATGTCTCAAATCTCTTCGCCGCGCGCCGCGTCGTCGGTTTCAACACCTATGGCGAGCAATTCCATGCGTTGCATGTGAACCAGAGCTTCAGCGGCCTCGCGATCGGGCGATGAGCAGCCGCCCAGCCCCCAATCTGCAGCAGCAACGCATCGCCGAGTTGGAAGCGAAGCTCGCCAAGGCCGAGCGGATCAATCTGGTGCTGATGGACCGGATCGAGCGTTCCACCGATCTGCAGGGCAACGCTTTTTCGCTGTTCGAGACGGCCATCGCCCTAGAAGGGCATGTTCGCGACCGCACGGCGGATCTTGAGCGCGCCCTTGGTCAGCTGGCCGCGACCAATGCGGCGCTCGCCACTGCCAAGGAGCAGGCCGACGGTGCCGAACGACGGCTGCGCGATGCGATCGACAGCATCAACGAGGGCTTCGCGATCTTCGATGCCGATGATCGCCTGATCCTGTGCAACGAAACGTATCTCGGCCTGTGGCCCAGCGTCGCGCACCGCATTGTTCCCGGAATCACGTTCAGCGAGATCGTGCATCTGATCGGCGAGACCGGAGACAGCCTCGGCGCGCGCCTCGCGCCGGAACGCTGGGTATCGGAGCGGCTGGCACAGCATGGCGTGGTCGAGGGCGGGCATATCCACGTCCTGCCCGACGGCCGCTGGATCCAGGCCAACGAACTGCGGACGAGCGAGGGCGGCATCGTCGGCGTCTATACCGACATCACGGACGTGAAGGCGGCCGACGCGCGCCAGCGCGCGCACGAACTGGCGCAGAAGACCGCGGTGCTGCAATCGACGCTCGACAATATCCGGCTGGGCGTGGCGGTGTACGATACCGATCGCCAGCTGATCGCCTCGAACGGCCCGCTGCTATCGATGATCGGCCTGCCCGACGATTGCCTGCCGATGGTGACGACCCATTCTGGCATGGTCGAGACCTGCCGCCGGCTGAACGGCCCGCTGGGCGATCCCAACCCGCTGGACTGGCTTCCGGCCGGATCGCCCGACATCGTCGCGCAGCGCCGTCAGTCGCGCGGCCATGTCATCGAGGTGCGCCGCTCCGCCATGGCCGATGGCGGCATGGTGATGAGTTTCGAGGACATCACCGAGCGTCTCGCCGCTGAGGAAGCCCTTCGCGGAACGGCCGAGACGCTGGAGCGCCGCGTCGAGGAGCGGACCGCCGACATCGCCGCCGTCAATGCCAAGCTGCAGCGCGAAGTGAGCGAGCGTCTCGCCGCCGAGGCGGCGCTGCGCGGGGCCAAGACGGCCGCCGAGGAGGCGAACCTCTCGAAGACGCGCTTCCTCGCTGCGGCCAGCCACGATCTGCTCCAGCCTCTCAACGCCGCGCGGCTGTTCGTCTCGGCCATTGCCGAGCGGCGCCTGGCGACGCCTACGCGCGCGCTCGTCCGCCAGACCGGCTCTGCGCTGGATTCGGTCGAGGATCTGCTGGAGGCGCTGCTGGAAATCTCGAAGCTGGATGCCGGCGCGATCGTGCCGCATATGGCGGATTTCCCGCTCGCCGAGCTGCTCGGGGCGATGCGCGGCGAATTTGCGCCGGTCGCCCGTGCGCGCGGCCTCGCGCTGCGGATCCCGGCGACGTCCTTATGGGTGCGATCGGATATGCGGCTGGTGCGTCGCATCATCCAGAATCTCGTCTCCAATGCGCTGCGCTATACCGAGCATGGTCAGGTCGAGCTGCGGTGCCGCAAAGCCGGCGATCGCGTGAAGATCGAGGTGATCGATACGGGCATCGGTATCGCGGCCGAGCATCACGCCATGATCTTCGAGGAGTTTCGCCGGCTTGACGACGGGCGCGATCGGGGCCGCGGTATGGGCCTGGGCCTCGCGATCGTTCAGCGCGCCGCCCGCACGCTCGACGCGCATGTCGCCATGCGCTCGGCGCCGGGCGAAGGCTCGCTCTTCCGCTTGTCCCTGCCGATCGCGGCGCCGCAGGAGATCGCACCCGCGCCCCGCGATCTCCCCCGGCGCCGCGCGGCGACCGAGCAGACGGTGCTCGTGATCGATAACGAACCCGCCATTCTGGAGGGGATGACCGCGATGCTGGGCGGCTGGGGCTGCCGCGTCACTGCGGTCCGCGACGATGCCGGCGCGCTGGCGGCGATCGACGGAGGCGTCCAGCCCGACCTGATCCTGGCCGATTATCATCTCGATCAGGAAAAGACCGGCGATGAGGCGGTCCGTCGCGTCCGCGCGCGTCTCGATGCGGACATTCCGGCGATCATCATCACCGCGGATCGCATGCTTGAATTGCGCGACCGCCTCGTCGCGGCCGGCTTCGACTGTCTGACGAAGCCGGTAAAGCCGGCCCAGCTGCGCGCGCTGCTGAGCCGGCCTGCGGCATAGCGGGATCGGCATCATGACGATCCTCGGGGCCCGTTGCCAAATGACGTGACGCCACCTCGGCCGGGTCGCCGCTCGTTCACGCCGCTCCCGCCCGGTCCGAATGCAGCCGCCGTCCGCGCCGACGGAGCGGCATCCCGCGTCGCTCAGTGCGCCCCGGTCGCGCCCCGATCGAAACCGACCTTGTTGACCATGATCACCGCTTGCGTTCGGCTGAACACATTCAGTTTGGCGAGGATCGCCGAGACGTGCGCTTTCACCGTCGTCATCGAGACGTCGAGTTCATAGGCGATCTGCTTGTTCAGCTTGCCCTCCACCAGCAGCCCGAGCACCACTTTCTGCTGGGGCGTGAGATGTTCGATCCGCCGCATGATCTCCCGCCGCTCGATCTGCCCTTCGCCGTCGTCGCTGGCATTGGCCGGAACGTAGATTTCGCCGGCCAGAACCGATTTCAGCGCCTCCACGATCGCCCCGCGCTTCAGCGATTTCGGGATGAAGCCCGCCGCGCCCGCGCTCAGCGCGGCGGATACGATGTCGCGCTCGCATTCGGCCGAGACCATCACGATCGGCAGCGCTGGAAAGCGCCGCCGAAGCGTGACGAGCCCGCTGATGCCGCGCGCCCCAGGCATGTTGACGTCGAGCATGACGAGATCGAAATCGCCCTCGCGCTCGATCACCGCGATCGTCTCGTCGAGGGTTGCCGCCTCGAAGGTTTCGCAACTGTCGAACGCGACCGAGATGACGGAACGCAGCCCGTCCCGCACCATCGGATGGTCGTCCGCGATCAGCACGCGCTCCACCGATGTCGCCTCCGCCATGCTCTCTTCTACCAGCGCCGGCACCGGATCGCGAGGCCAGCCGATGCCGGGCGGAGGGACCGCGGCGGTCATGCCTTGGGAAGCTTGAACACCCACAGCGATCCTCCCTGGTTGATGTGCTGCACGGCCTTGGCCACCTCGCCCCCCCACAGCGGAACAGCACCGCCCCAGCCCGACATGACCGCGATATATTGCTCGCCATCCTGCTCCCACGTCACGGGCGAGCCGACCACGCCGGATCCGGTGTTGAACTTCCACAATTCCTTGCCGGTCTTCGCGTCGAACGCCTTCAGATAGCCTTCGGGGGTGCCGGTGAAGACCAGGCCGCCGGCGGTGGTCAGAACGCCGCCCCAGAGCGGAGCCTTGTTCTTATATTCCCACATGATCTTGCCGGTGGCCGGGTCCACCGCGCGCAGGGCGCCGATATAATCCTGATTGAGTGGCTTGATCGTGAAGCCCGCGCCCAGATAGGCCGCCCCCTTCTTGTAGGTGATCGGCTCGTTCCAGATGTCCATGCCCCACTCGTTGGCGGGCACGTAAAAATAGCCGGTCTGCTGCGAATAGGCCATCGGCATCCAGTTCTTCGCGCCGAGGAATGCGGGCGCGGAGAAGACGGTCGATCCCTTGTCCGTGGTGGGCGCGCCGGGACGGTTGCTGTCGTCGAAGATTGGCCGGCCGGCCTTGGTATAGCCCTTGGCCCAGGTGATCTTGTTCACGAACGGCGTCGCCTGGATGAACTTGCCGTTGGTCCGATCCAGCACGAAGAAATAGCCGTTGCGATTGGCCTGCGCGCCCAGCTTCATCATCTTGCCCCCGACCTTGGCGTCGAAGGGAATGAATTCGTTGACGCCGTCGAAGTCCCAGCCGTCGTGCGGCGTATATTGATAGTGCCACTTGATCTCGCCCGTATCGGCATCGATCGCCAGTGTGGACGAGGTGTAGAGATTGTCGCCCGGCCGGAGATGGCTGTTCCACGGCGCCGGATTGCCCGTACCGAAGAAGACGAGGTTGGTGTCGGGATCATAGGTGCCGCCCAGCCACGGCGCGCCGCCGCCCGTTTTGTACTGGTCGCCCTGCCAGCTGGCGTTGGTCTTGCCGGTGACGGTGGAATCCTTGCCGTTCAGCTGGCCCATATTCCCTTCGATCGTCGGCCGCGACCACACGAGTTCGCCGGTGTTGACGTCGCGCGCCTCGACCCTGCCGATGATGCCGAATTCGCCGCCGGAATTGCCGTAGATCACCTTGCCCTTCACGATCATCGGCGCGGCCGTGTTCGAATAGCCGGCCGCATAATCCTGCAGCGTCTTGTTCCAGATCACCTTGCCGGTGTTGCGGTTGAGCGCGACCATGTGCGCGTCCAGCGTCGCGAAAATGATCTTGTCGCCATAGATCGCGGCGCCGCGATTGACGACGTCACAGCAGGGCATGATGCCGTCGGGCAGGCGCGCGCTATATTCCCATTTCTCTTCGCCCGTCTTGGCGTCGAACGCGAACAGGCGGCTGTAGGAGCCGGTGACGTAGATCGTGCCGTCATAGACGATCGGCTGGCTTTCCTGCCCGCGCTGCTTCTCGCCGCCGAGCGAAGCCGAAAAGGCCGGAACGAGCTTGGCGACGGTCGTCGTATTGATCTGGTCGATCGGGCTGAAACGCTGTGCCTTCGGGCCCATGCCATAGGTGAGGACGGACGCGGTGTTCGTCGCGGATGACATCAGATCCGCATCGGTCGGCCCGGCGGGCGACTGGGCGATCACGGAGGATGCCAGCATCGACGTCAGCGCCCCCAGCGCCGCAATAGTTGGAAAGCGCTTCATCGGTCCCCTCTCCTTGTTGTCCGCGTGACTGACGCACGCATCGGGATGAGTGCGATGCTAAAAGCGGGGGCTGGGCGAGCAATTGGACCTTGGACCAAGTCTGAAGTCTTTTTCAGGTTTCGGAAGGGTCCGATTCCCTTCTCCGTTCGCACCGAGCTTGTCGAAGCACCGTCCTTCCTCTTACCGGCAAGAAGGACGGCACCCTTCGACCGCGTGGAAGACAGGCGTTCAGAGCATGCTTCGACAAGCTCGGCGCGAACAGGACGGGAATCAGCTTTCCGCTGCGGGCCGGTAGGTCACGCCATAGCGTTCGAAGATCGCCGGGATCTTGCCGTTGGCGATCAGCGCCGTCACCACCGCCTCCAGCTTGTCGCCCAGATCGCGGCTGTCGTCCTTCACGGCCAATCCGACATTCCAGCCCGGCGACATCATCATCGGCAGCGGCCCCTTGCGGGCCACCAGCCGCGCGCGATCCTTCACCAGCCCGTGCTCGATCTGCGCCCGCGTCGCGACGACGGCCTCAGTGTCGCCGGCCGCCGTCGCGCCCACCGCCAGCACGCCGTTGGAAAAGTGCTTCACGCTCGGCCGCAGCGCGCCCCCGCCCACGCTCGACAGGTAGAAATCGGGGATGGTGTCGATCTCGGCGGCGAGCGGGTTGCCCTTCAGCTCGGTCGGCGCGATCTCGCAATCCGGCTGCTTCTCGCGGTTGCACGCCATCGTGAAGCTCTCGCGATAATAAGGCGCTATCAGAACCGCGCGATCATTGGCGAGCGCCAGTTGCCGATCGATCGGCACGTGCATCATCACGTCGGCGGGCGCCTGGCCGACCACCGATCCGCGCCACACCGCGTTGCGGAGATCGGCCGCCACATCGTCGCCGGGGATCAGCTCCACGAAGCTCGCCCGCACCGCCAGCGCGGC
This DNA window, taken from Sphingomonas sp. AP4-R1, encodes the following:
- the adh gene encoding aldehyde dehydrogenase encodes the protein MLQQTIEQLKGDVVIRSKYDNFIGGQWVAPVEGRYFDNPSPITGKTVCQIARGTAADIELALDAAHAAKEKWARTSPQERARILLRIADRMEEKLDLLALVETIDNGKPIRETTHADLPLAVDHFRYFAGCLRAQEGSIAEIDHDTIAYHFHEPLGVVGQIIPWNFPLLMAVWKLAPALAAGNCVVLKPAEQTPMSIMVLMDILSDILPPGILNVVNGFGIEAGKPLAQNKRIAKIAFTGETTTGRLIMQYATENLIPVTLELGGKSPNIFFADVMQEDDDFLDKALEGFTMFALNQGEICTCPSRAIVHESIYDRFMEKAIARVRKIQQGSPLDAATMIGAQASNDQLEKILSYIDIGRAEGAKVLTGGDRAMLEGELAGGYYVTPTVLEGHNKMRVFQEEIFGPVLAVTTFKDEADALAIANDTLYGLGAGVWSRNGTTAYRMGRGIQAGRVWTNCYHAYPAHAAFGGYKQSGIGRETHKMMLDHYQQTKNLLVSYSPKALGFF
- a CDS encoding DUF779 domain-containing protein, which translates into the protein MKRPPRILATPAAEALIGQLAAQHGPLMFHQSGGCCDGSAPMCYPAGEFRTGAQDVLLGHVAGDVPVWIGAAQFEYWRHTQVTIDVVPGRGAGFSLEGPEGFRFIIRSRVFSDAESDALETGPPLARGG
- a CDS encoding FIST N-terminal domain-containing protein, with protein sequence MERRKDAYTPAVRAASSDLADPVGAIEAVFRELDPLSLAGLILFCSSRYDLAAVADAISERSEGITVIGCTSSGEISPEGISEGTITAIGFPAEHFAMSAMRFEALDQFDTGHAHRAVRELVASAAEHSRHLGPDISRAALFLVDGLSHREEMLTVTVQDALGEIPLIGGSSGDGLDFRETFVLHEGAFRRDAALVAILSSTHRMQAFRSQHYKPGKVKMVITGADPVDRIVHEVNAEPAAQEYARLAGVSIAELGPEVFASHPPMVRAGGEYYCRSIQSANPDGSLTFYCAIDEGVVLTLGEAHDVMHELEGLFDRLDEAVGGIDRVIGFDCVLNSVDLRQRQLRRDVSNLFAARRVVGFNTYGEQFHALHVNQSFSGLAIGR
- a CDS encoding NahK/ErcS family hybrid sensor histidine kinase/response regulator, which gives rise to MSSRPAPNLQQQRIAELEAKLAKAERINLVLMDRIERSTDLQGNAFSLFETAIALEGHVRDRTADLERALGQLAATNAALATAKEQADGAERRLRDAIDSINEGFAIFDADDRLILCNETYLGLWPSVAHRIVPGITFSEIVHLIGETGDSLGARLAPERWVSERLAQHGVVEGGHIHVLPDGRWIQANELRTSEGGIVGVYTDITDVKAADARQRAHELAQKTAVLQSTLDNIRLGVAVYDTDRQLIASNGPLLSMIGLPDDCLPMVTTHSGMVETCRRLNGPLGDPNPLDWLPAGSPDIVAQRRQSRGHVIEVRRSAMADGGMVMSFEDITERLAAEEALRGTAETLERRVEERTADIAAVNAKLQREVSERLAAEAALRGAKTAAEEANLSKTRFLAAASHDLLQPLNAARLFVSAIAERRLATPTRALVRQTGSALDSVEDLLEALLEISKLDAGAIVPHMADFPLAELLGAMRGEFAPVARARGLALRIPATSLWVRSDMRLVRRIIQNLVSNALRYTEHGQVELRCRKAGDRVKIEVIDTGIGIAAEHHAMIFEEFRRLDDGRDRGRGMGLGLAIVQRAARTLDAHVAMRSAPGEGSLFRLSLPIAAPQEIAPAPRDLPRRRAATEQTVLVIDNEPAILEGMTAMLGGWGCRVTAVRDDAGALAAIDGGVQPDLILADYHLDQEKTGDEAVRRVRARLDADIPAIIITADRMLELRDRLVAAGFDCLTKPVKPAQLRALLSRPAA
- a CDS encoding response regulator transcription factor, producing MTAAVPPPGIGWPRDPVPALVEESMAEATSVERVLIADDHPMVRDGLRSVISVAFDSCETFEAATLDETIAVIEREGDFDLVMLDVNMPGARGISGLVTLRRRFPALPIVMVSAECERDIVSAALSAGAAGFIPKSLKRGAIVEALKSVLAGEIYVPANASDDGEGQIERREIMRRIEHLTPQQKVVLGLLVEGKLNKQIAYELDVSMTTVKAHVSAILAKLNVFSRTQAVIMVNKVGFDRGATGAH
- a CDS encoding methanol/ethanol family PQQ-dependent dehydrogenase yields the protein MLASSVIAQSPAGPTDADLMSSATNTASVLTYGMGPKAQRFSPIDQINTTTVAKLVPAFSASLGGEKQRGQESQPIVYDGTIYVTGSYSRLFAFDAKTGEEKWEYSARLPDGIMPCCDVVNRGAAIYGDKIIFATLDAHMVALNRNTGKVIWNKTLQDYAAGYSNTAAPMIVKGKVIYGNSGGEFGIIGRVEARDVNTGELVWSRPTIEGNMGQLNGKDSTVTGKTNASWQGDQYKTGGGAPWLGGTYDPDTNLVFFGTGNPAPWNSHLRPGDNLYTSSTLAIDADTGEIKWHYQYTPHDGWDFDGVNEFIPFDAKVGGKMMKLGAQANRNGYFFVLDRTNGKFIQATPFVNKITWAKGYTKAGRPIFDDSNRPGAPTTDKGSTVFSAPAFLGAKNWMPMAYSQQTGYFYVPANEWGMDIWNEPITYKKGAAYLGAGFTIKPLNQDYIGALRAVDPATGKIMWEYKNKAPLWGGVLTTAGGLVFTGTPEGYLKAFDAKTGKELWKFNTGSGVVGSPVTWEQDGEQYIAVMSGWGGAVPLWGGEVAKAVQHINQGGSLWVFKLPKA
- a CDS encoding ABC transporter substrate-binding protein; the encoded protein is MTPLITRRRMMTLAGGAAVTIALPAFAAPLDRVIKNDVLSIAVYRDFEPWSWRDGDALKGIDIEMGELIAAALAVRASFVELIPGDDVAADLRNAVWRGSVVGQAPADVMMHVPIDRQLALANDRAVLIAPYYRESFTMACNREKQPDCEIAPTELKGNPLAAEIDTIPDFYLSSVGGGALRPSVKHFSNGVLAVGATAAGDTEAVVATRAQIEHGLVKDRARLVARKGPLPMMMSPGWNVGLAVKDDSRDLGDKLEAVVTALIANGKIPAIFERYGVTYRPAAES